GTTCTCCGGCCCAGTAACGGAAGCGGGCCACGTCATGGTTGTCGATCAGGGGCGAGAGCAGAAGGGAGGGAAACGCGGCGTATGATCGCTTATATTGTTCGCTCAGCCACTGCATGCCGCTGCCCTGGGCAAAGACGCGATGGATGGCATAGTACATGGGGATATCAAAGAGTGCAGTGAATCCCAGGTCCCGGTAGCCGGCGACGTAGTGCGTATCACCGCTGAAAACTTCACCCAACAGCAGAAAATCGGGTCCGGCGAATTCATGCAGGTCCTGGCACAATTTGCGCCAGAAGGATTTGGGGATGTGTTTGACCGCATCCAGACGGAATCCGTCGCAGCCGGTCTGCAGGATCCAGAATTTGGACATGTCCAGTAGAAATCGGTAGACGTTGGGATTGTCTTGATCCAAGTCAGGCAGTCCGTTGAGCTCGCGGTTTTCCAGCTGTTCCTGGTCCTGCCAGTCTTGAATGCTGGTGGACGCGTCGACGCCGCTGTGGCTGTGGAACCAGTATCGATAACCCGCCTGCTGCCATAGTTTTTGATCAGCAACCCAGGGGTGGTCCGACGCCACATGGTTGTAGATCATGTCGAGGATGATTTTGATGTGCCGGCGATGGGCTTCTTTCACCAGCTTTTGCAGCAGCGCCATGTCGCCGAAATGCTCATCTACGGAAAAAAAATCGACCGGGCTGTAGCCGTGATAGGGCCACCACCCTGCAAACGCGGAATCGCTGTTGTCATAGACCGGCGACAGCCACAAGGCGGTGATGCCCAGCTCCTGGAGATACTCCAGCCGGTCGATGACGCCCTGCAGATCGCCGCCCTGATAGGTCTTGAGCGCCTCGGAATTGTCGATAGTCGGATCAAAAAGCACATGGCTGGCGGGGTTGCGGCCCGCATCATTGGCCGGATCGCCGTTGCAGAATCGGTCGATCAGCAGAAAATAGAGGATCTCGCGAGACCAATCCACAACCGGCCGGGTTTGCGGCTGAAGTGAGGGGCTGGCGCGCGGCGACCAGACAGGCCCGTACTCCGGTTGATCAGCGGATGCGGAGAGGCACAGGATAAGGATGAAATAGAGATATCGTTCGATCTGCACTATGGGTCTCCCTTGTAAAGCGGCGGCGCCTGCCGGGAATCAGGCGCCCTCCAGATCATACTGAAGCTGATAGAGACGATGATAAATGCCTTTACGATGGAGTAGCTCTGCGTGCGTGCCCATCTCCCTGATCTCACCCTTGTGCAACACCAGGATCCAATCCGCATCCTGAATCGTCGAAAGCCGGTGGGCGATGATGATGGAGGTGCGTCCCTTCATCAACACCTGGATGGCATCGCGAATATAGCCCTCGGTTTCAGTGTCCACGCTTGATGTGGCTTCATCCAGAATCAGGATCTCTGGATCAAAGCAGAGTGCGCGCGCGAATGACAACAGCTGTTTCTGGCCCACTGAGAGGTTGTTGCCGCGCTCGGAAAGTTCCGTCTGGTATCCGTGGGGCAATTTAACGATGAAATCGTGTGCGTGCACCTCCTGCGCCGCACGGAGCACCCGGTCCATGGGAATGTTCTGATTGCCGAGCCGGATGTTGTATTCCACGGTGCCGGAAAAGATGAACACTTCCTGCAGCACCATGCGAATCCGTTGGCGCAGGTCCTCCAGGGGCATGGAGCGGGTGTCGACGCCGTCGAGGAACACGGCGCCGGTCGTGGGCTCGTACAGACGATTGATCAGGTTGATCAACGAGGTCTTGCCTGCGCCGGTTGCGCCGACCACCGCCACCTTTTCTCCCGGTTTGATGGTGAAATTCACATCTTTGAGCACCAGATGATCCTGATTGTAGCCGAAGGAGACTTGATGAAATTGGATTTCACCCCGGGCCGGCGGCATCGGCGCAGGCACGCTAGGCCCCAGCGCCTGGATCGGCGCATCGAGTACGGCAAAGATCCGTTCGCTGGCCGCCATGGCCGATTGCAGCAGGTTGAACTTTTCCGACAAGTCGCGGATCGGCATGAAAAAACGCTGCACGTATTGTAAAAAGGCGACCAGAACGCCCAAGGTGAGCGTATGGTCGATGACCTGCAAACCGCCATACCATAGAATCAGGCCGATGCTGATGGCCATAATCAGTTCGATCACCGGATAAAAAACCGCATAATAAAAAATTGTTTTCAAGTACGCCTGCAGATGGTCCCGGTTCAGCTGATCGAAGCGAGCGCTGTTTTTCGCTTCGCGGTTGAACAGCTGGACCGTGGTGATGGCGGTGATGTTTTCTTGCAGATAGCTGTTGATGCGGGCGATGCGCAGCCGCACCTGGCGGAATGAATCCCTGATGTGGGTGCGGAAAAGATAACTGGTGTAGAGGATCAGGGGCAGGACCAGCAGGGTCAGCGCAGCAAGCCGCCAGTGGAACAGCATCATGGCCACCATGATGCCGATGAGAACAAAGAGATCGCCAAAAATCGTGACCACGCCGCTGGAGAGCATGTTGTTCAGCGTCTCTACATCGTTGGTGACGCGGGTGATCAACCGGCCGACGGGATTGCGGTCAAAGTAAGAGAGGGGCAGTTTCTGCAAATGGCTGAACAGGGACATGCGCATGTCATACATGATCCGTTGACCGATGCGCTGGGTCAGCCAGGTGGTGGTATAGGTGATGATCGCCTGCCCCACCAGCAGAAGCAAATAGCGCAGCGCGATGCGCCGCAATCCGGCCGCATCACTGTTGCGAATATGATCATCGATGGCGATGCGGGTGAGGTAAGGCCCGGCCAGTTCGATCAGGGAGCCGGCGATCAGCAGCGCAACGGCCAGCAGCACGCTCCACCGATAGGGCCGTAAAAATCCCAGCAGCCGCCGCATCTGTCGGCTGTCATAGGCTTTACCGAGCGTTTCCTCTTCGTGAACGGACATCAAATCTCTTCCAAGGATTGTTCCAACAGTTGACGCTGATAGAGCTGATAATAGGCACCCTGCACGGCCAGTAATTGTTCATGGCGGCCCTGTTCCACGATGTGGCCGTTCTCCAGCACAATAATCAGATCGGCATCGTGCACCGTGGAGATGCGGTGCGAGATGAGGATGGTGGTTCGACCCCTGCGCACCTGCTCCAACTCGTTCCAGATCGCCTCTTCGGTGTAGGTGTCCACCGCCGACAGTGAGTCGTCGAGGATGAGGATTTTGGGGTCGCGTAAAATCGCCCGGCTGATGGCCACGCGTTGCTTTTGACCGCCGGATAGGGTGAGACCGCGCTCTCCCACGAGCGTGTTCCAGCCGTCGGGGAATTGATCCAGGTCTTTGTTGAGCTGAGAGATGCGCACCGCATCCTGAAAAGCGGCCTGCGGCGCCTGGTCCACTCCGAAGGTGATGTTTTCCGCCAGCGTGTCTGAGAACAGCATGGTCTCCTGAGTGACGAATCCGATATGCCGGCGCAGAAGCTGCAGGGGAATCCGACGGAGGTCATGACCGTCGATTTTGCAGCTGCCGGGCGGAACATCATACAACCGCGGCAGCAGGGAGGCCAACGTGCTCTTGCCCGCGCCGGTATGGCCCACGATGGCCAGCGTCATGCCCTGCCGAATGGTCAGGGTGATGTCGCTTAAAACCGGGACTGTGGTTCCGGGATATTGAAAGGTGAGATGGTCGAATTCCACCTGGCCCTTCAGGCTGGTGATCGACCAGTCGGTGTTCTCATCATCGTCAATGTTGTTTTTTTCTTTCATGATGCTGAGGATGCGCTCGCAGGAGGCCATGCCCTCCTGCCACATATTTAAAACCCACCCCAGAGAGATGATCGGCCATGCAAGCATGCTTAAATACGCCATAAAGGCGACCATGCCGCCGATGGTCAACCGGCCCTGCATCACCTCGCGGCCGCTGAGATACAGACAAGTCAGTATAGTCAACCCCAAGAGAAAATCAATGGTGGACCACAGGCCGGCGCGCACCCGCACCAGCTTCATGTTGCGGTGTATGTATTCGCGGTTCAATTGCTTGAAATCGGCGATCTCATGCGCCTCTTGAACATAGGATTTGAGGACCCGCATGCCGGAGAGGTTTTCCTGAACTTTGGCGGTGATGGAGGAGTACTGCGCCTGAATGTTCTTGAACAGGCCGTTGATCTTTTTAACCTGATGTCTGACGATGACCGCTACAACCGGCATAGGCAACAACGACCAGGCGGTCACTCTGGGAGACAGGGTCATCAACATCGTCAGCGAGAACAGCGATAGGGTGATGGTGTTCATCATATACATGACGCCGGGTCCCATCATGGTGCGCACAGCCTCGATGTCGTTGGTGGCGCGCGCCATCAGATCCCCGGTCTTAGCCTGTTGATAAAATAAAGCCGGCAGAGTCTGCAGATGGTTAAAGTAATCGTTGCGGATCCGGTACTCGATCTCCCGGGAAAGACCGATGAGGATATTGCGCATCAGATAGCGGAACAATCCATGAATCGCGGCCACCGCAACGCTGATGAGCGCCACCAACATTAAAAAATGGGGCAGAGAAAACATGGAGGCCCAGCGCAGCAGCCAGTTCGGCAGGCGGACGGAGGAGAGGCCTCCCATCTGGTATTCCAGGTATTCGATGGCGTAACGCAATACCCACGGGGTTCCGACCTGCCACACATTGGTCAGCAGGACAAAGAGAAAACCGAGCAGCCAGCGGTTTTTATAACGCAGAACATAGGCAAGGACAAATTGTCGGGAAGTTTGAATCTCAGCCACCGGAGACGGCATACTCAGCTCTTTCGCTCTAGTCGTTGGTTAATATAGCGAATGGCTGCGAGATATTCAAGTAATTGCTTGCGGCGTTCTGCGGCTTGGGGGTCAATCGAACAAAAAATTGTAGCGGTCTTTTTCCCTGCGCAGCCCCTGGCGGATGAGGCGTTCCACCCAGGGTGAGGCAGGCGGCAGAGGTTGGACGTTGAGCCGCTCAATCATCTTTTGCAGAACCCAGGCGACATAGCGCGGCGAAGAGATGCCGCGGTAGGCCAGTTGGCGGTACAGCTGATACAGGCGGAGCAAACCCTGCCGCAAGTAACGGATCGCTTCGTTCACTCGACCTTCTTCCAGGCTGATCATGGCCAAGGCGCGATAATATAACAGCTGCACTTCAGGCTGATGACGCAGAAAGGAGAGCTGAATCGCAGAATCGGAAAAGCAGTGACTCCCCAGATCCAGCAGATGCAGGTTGTGCCGCGCATCCTGGGCGGCTCGATGGTGACGGCGAACGTGAAACAGAGCCAGGTTGCGGGTGAAATAGAGGATGAACTCTTGTTTCAGCAACAGGATGGTTTCCTCGTCCTGCATGGACGGGCAAGCCTTTTGGCAGAGCGAGCGCGCTTGAGCGCTGTAATAGTCAAAATACGAGGGATAGCCCAGGGGTCGAAAGCCGTCGGGCCTGCCGATCAGGCTGATGTGCAGGGTGCCGCTGCGCATGGCAATCTGCAGTTTTTCCTCGTGCAGGTGATCTTGAAACAGGGTGACCTGCATGTCCCCTGCTGCCTCGAGCCAGAACCGCAAAATGGGTCCGATATCAAAGGGCAATCCGCACTCCTCCAAGTGTACATTCAGGCGTGATTGTCATAGCAAGAATAGTACCATGTTAAGACTGTGATGCCCCACCTCGTCGGCACTTGTAAAATATGATGATAGAAATAGACTGGGCAAAGCGTCTTTTCTGCGAACAGGTTCAGGGTGTCAAGTTTCATTTCGAAAAGCCGGTGCTTGTCATAAAATTGGGTCTATGGCCTTGGTATCGCCTGCGCTGTTATCTCACAAAAATGGCAAAAAAACAATTAATTTGCTTGACAGAGAGTGCAATTTTTAGTATTTTACCAATGTATGGTGATTAATGGTGATAAATGGGTATAAAATGATCCGATGAATATGCTCTATGGTACATATCGTGTCGCTTTTGATGCCAGCGGCCGGATCAGCATTCCGCTGAAAATGCGCAATTCGTTTCCAGAGGCGATGCGAGACAAGATCTGGGTGACCATCGGATACCAAAAATGCATCGCTGGATACAATGAGAAGGAATTTCTTCGCTTCTTCAATGCGCTGGCTTCGATCCGCGACATTAATGAGATCGAAAAGTCCGAGTTGATCGGAGCCTTTTCCAAAAACTTGACGGATTTGGCGTTTGACAAGCAGGGACGCATTGTGCTGCCGCAGAATCTGATCGACTTTGCTGAATTGCAGCACGGTTCCGAGGTGTTGGTGCTTGGTGTGATGAACCATTTGGAAATCTGGAATCCGGCGGCTCACGCGCAGCAGGCCCAGTCCAGTCTGCAGACCGTGCAGACGCGGCTGCGCAGCTTGAACCTTGATCTGGCGACCCAGATTGAATAATCATTCATACAACGAGCCGGACGCCTCTTATCACATTCCTGTATTGGTGGACGAAGTGGTGAACGCCTTACGGCCGAATACCGCTTCCCTGGTGGCGGATGTGACGCTCGGGGATGGCGGTTACAGCCTGGCGATACTGCAAAACATGCAACCCGGCGGCCGGGTGGTGGGTCTGGATTTAGACCGGGAGGCGGTTGAACGGGCGCGGCAGCGGCTCGCCTCTTTTGGCGATCGGTTCCTGCCGTTGCAGGGCAATTTTAGGGAGATCAAACAGATCCTGGTGTCAAAGGGGTTGGAGAGGTTGGATGGGTTGGTGGCGGATCTGGGTGTGTCCCGGCGACAGATCAGCGACCCGGCCAAGGGGTTTATGTTTACCGGTAACGGTCC
The window above is part of the bacterium genome. Proteins encoded here:
- a CDS encoding ABC transporter ATP-binding protein, which translates into the protein MSVHEEETLGKAYDSRQMRRLLGFLRPYRWSVLLAVALLIAGSLIELAGPYLTRIAIDDHIRNSDAAGLRRIALRYLLLLVGQAIITYTTTWLTQRIGQRIMYDMRMSLFSHLQKLPLSYFDRNPVGRLITRVTNDVETLNNMLSSGVVTIFGDLFVLIGIMVAMMLFHWRLAALTLLVLPLILYTSYLFRTHIRDSFRQVRLRIARINSYLQENITAITTVQLFNREAKNSARFDQLNRDHLQAYLKTIFYYAVFYPVIELIMAISIGLILWYGGLQVIDHTLTLGVLVAFLQYVQRFFMPIRDLSEKFNLLQSAMAASERIFAVLDAPIQALGPSVPAPMPPARGEIQFHQVSFGYNQDHLVLKDVNFTIKPGEKVAVVGATGAGKTSLINLINRLYEPTTGAVFLDGVDTRSMPLEDLRQRIRMVLQEVFIFSGTVEYNIRLGNQNIPMDRVLRAAQEVHAHDFIVKLPHGYQTELSERGNNLSVGQKQLLSFARALCFDPEILILDEATSSVDTETEGYIRDAIQVLMKGRTSIIIAHRLSTIQDADWILVLHKGEIREMGTHAELLHRKGIYHRLYQLQYDLEGA
- a CDS encoding ABC transporter ATP-binding protein; translated protein: MPSPVAEIQTSRQFVLAYVLRYKNRWLLGFLFVLLTNVWQVGTPWVLRYAIEYLEYQMGGLSSVRLPNWLLRWASMFSLPHFLMLVALISVAVAAIHGLFRYLMRNILIGLSREIEYRIRNDYFNHLQTLPALFYQQAKTGDLMARATNDIEAVRTMMGPGVMYMMNTITLSLFSLTMLMTLSPRVTAWSLLPMPVVAVIVRHQVKKINGLFKNIQAQYSSITAKVQENLSGMRVLKSYVQEAHEIADFKQLNREYIHRNMKLVRVRAGLWSTIDFLLGLTILTCLYLSGREVMQGRLTIGGMVAFMAYLSMLAWPIISLGWVLNMWQEGMASCERILSIMKEKNNIDDDENTDWSITSLKGQVEFDHLTFQYPGTTVPVLSDITLTIRQGMTLAIVGHTGAGKSTLASLLPRLYDVPPGSCKIDGHDLRRIPLQLLRRHIGFVTQETMLFSDTLAENITFGVDQAPQAAFQDAVRISQLNKDLDQFPDGWNTLVGERGLTLSGGQKQRVAISRAILRDPKILILDDSLSAVDTYTEEAIWNELEQVRRGRTTILISHRISTVHDADLIIVLENGHIVEQGRHEQLLAVQGAYYQLYQRQLLEQSLEEI